In Ailuropoda melanoleuca isolate Jingjing chromosome 4, ASM200744v2, whole genome shotgun sequence, the following proteins share a genomic window:
- the BCL2L11 gene encoding bcl-2-like protein 11 isoform X6 has translation MGPEWGTRPAACNRCICARSCAPAQYLIPGSQSPLGVSDFCKSALSKEHIKKDQMAKQPSDVSSECDREGGQLQPAERPPQLRPGAPTSLQTEQQDRSPAPMSCDKSTQTPSPPCQAFNHYLSAMGLSE, from the exons ATGGGGCCGGAGTGGGGAACGCGGCCAGCCGCCTGCAATCGCTGCATCTGCGCCCGCTCCTGTGCTCCAGCGCAGTATCTGATCCCGGGAAGTCAGAGCCCGCTGGGAGTTTCCGACTTCTGCAAGTCGGCTCTGAGCAAAGAGCACAT aaaaaaagaccaaatggcAAAGCAACCTTCAGATGTAAGTTCTGAGTGTGACAGAGAAGGTGGACAACTGCAGCCTGCTGAGAGGCCTCCTCAGCTCAGGCCTGGGGCCCCTACCTCTCTACAGACAGAGCAGCAAG ACAGGAGCCCGGCACCCATGAGTTGTGACAAATCAACACAAACCCCAAGTCCTCCTTGCCAGGCCTTCAACCATTATCTCAGTGCAATGG
- the BCL2L11 gene encoding bcl-2-like protein 11 isoform X4: protein MGPEWGTRPAACNRCICARSCAPAQYLIPGSQSPLGVSDFCKSALSKEHIKKDQMAKQPSDVSSECDREGGQLQPAERPPQLRPGAPTSLQTEQQGNPEGEGDRCPQGSPQGPLAPPASPGPFATRSPLFIFVRRSSLLSRSSSGYFSFDTDRSPAPMSCDKSTQTPSPPCQAFNHYLSAMGLSE, encoded by the exons ATGGGGCCGGAGTGGGGAACGCGGCCAGCCGCCTGCAATCGCTGCATCTGCGCCCGCTCCTGTGCTCCAGCGCAGTATCTGATCCCGGGAAGTCAGAGCCCGCTGGGAGTTTCCGACTTCTGCAAGTCGGCTCTGAGCAAAGAGCACAT aaaaaaagaccaaatggcAAAGCAACCTTCAGATGTAAGTTCTGAGTGTGACAGAGAAGGTGGACAACTGCAGCCTGCTGAGAGGCCTCCTCAGCTCAGGCCTGGGGCCCCTACCTCTCTACAGACAGAGCAGCAAGGTAATCCTGAAGGCGAAGGGGACCGCTGCCCCCAAGGCAGCCCTCAGGGCCCGCTGGCCCCACCAGCCAGCCCAGGCCCTTTTGCTACCAGATCCCCGCTTTTCATCTTTGTGAGAAGATCCTCCCTGCTGTCTCGATCCTCCAGTGGGTATTTCTCTTTTGACACAGACAGGAGCCCGGCACCCATGAGTTGTGACAAATCAACACAAACCCCAAGTCCTCCTTGCCAGGCCTTCAACCATTATCTCAGTGCAATGG